The following proteins are encoded in a genomic region of Sorangiineae bacterium MSr12523:
- a CDS encoding PLP-dependent aminotransferase family protein, which yields MARPWVFPVALDPGSQLPIFLQIARAISADIRRGRLRPGTVLPGSRTLARSLSVHRNTVLASYRELKDGGWVVSEQRSLRVSDAIPAHPPRSLPRTRSKSTTGFDLVPARLGPEIPMPDARTRLPDGGLPDLRLVPVDLLARAYRRALRAKTASPLGYGSGRGCVALRQSLATLLSEMRGLACEEDDVVITNGSQMALDLVARTLVRPGDVVAVENPGYPVAWDAWRLAGAELVPIDVDREGLRVDQLSALAATRPLRAVYTTPHHQFPTTVSLSPARRIELLNLARSRRVAIIEDDYDFEFHYAGRPVLPLASADDAGVVIYLGTMSKILAPGVRLGFVAGPRPLLDELAARRARLDRGNPAMERAIGELLEDGLLRRHARKMRRLYEARRDALSEALERELGRVLTFDVPAGGMSLWLTVDPKVDVEGWLQRARAKGVSFMTGRAFDFHGRPRSAIRMGFSALDERELRDIVRRMRTAL from the coding sequence ATGGCGCGTCCGTGGGTCTTTCCCGTCGCCCTCGATCCGGGCTCTCAATTGCCCATTTTTTTGCAGATAGCGCGCGCCATCAGCGCCGATATCCGGCGCGGGAGGTTGCGGCCTGGCACCGTTCTTCCCGGCTCGCGGACCCTTGCGCGCTCGCTGAGCGTGCACCGCAATACGGTGCTGGCAAGCTACCGTGAGCTCAAGGACGGCGGGTGGGTCGTCTCGGAGCAACGAAGCCTGCGCGTTTCCGACGCCATTCCTGCGCATCCGCCGCGGTCGCTGCCCCGCACGCGCTCGAAGAGCACCACGGGCTTCGACCTCGTGCCCGCGCGGCTCGGGCCCGAGATCCCCATGCCGGACGCGCGCACGCGCCTTCCCGATGGCGGCCTTCCGGATCTCCGCCTCGTTCCGGTGGACCTTTTGGCGCGCGCATATCGAAGGGCGCTTCGCGCCAAGACGGCGTCACCGCTGGGGTACGGAAGCGGGCGCGGGTGCGTCGCCCTTCGGCAATCGCTGGCAACGCTTCTTTCGGAGATGCGCGGGCTCGCCTGCGAAGAGGACGACGTGGTGATCACCAATGGGAGCCAAATGGCACTGGATCTCGTGGCGCGCACGCTCGTGCGGCCCGGGGACGTGGTGGCCGTGGAGAATCCCGGTTATCCGGTGGCGTGGGACGCGTGGCGCCTGGCCGGCGCGGAGCTCGTGCCCATCGACGTGGACCGCGAAGGGCTGCGCGTGGACCAGCTTTCCGCGCTCGCAGCGACGCGGCCGCTTCGTGCGGTGTACACGACTCCGCATCATCAATTTCCCACCACGGTTTCGCTGTCGCCGGCGCGGCGAATCGAATTGCTCAATCTGGCGCGCAGCCGGCGCGTGGCCATCATCGAGGACGATTACGATTTCGAGTTCCATTATGCCGGCAGGCCCGTGCTCCCGCTGGCGAGTGCGGACGATGCCGGCGTGGTCATCTATTTGGGCACCATGTCCAAGATCCTCGCGCCGGGCGTGCGCCTCGGGTTCGTCGCAGGCCCGCGCCCGCTTCTCGACGAACTGGCGGCGCGGAGGGCGCGCCTCGATCGAGGCAATCCCGCGATGGAGCGCGCCATCGGCGAGCTGCTCGAAGACGGCCTTTTGCGCCGGCACGCGCGCAAGATGCGCCGCCTTTACGAGGCGCGGCGCGATGCGCTTTCGGAGGCGCTGGAACGCGAACTCGGGCGTGTGCTCACCTTCGATGTTCCCGCCGGTGGCATGAGCCTCTGGCTCACCGTCGATCCCAAGGTGGACGTCGAAGGTTGGCTGCAGCGCGCCCGCGCGAAGGGCGTGTCATTCATGACCGGCCGCGCTTTCGATTTCCACGGCCGCCCCCGCTCGGCAATTCGTATGGGCTTTTCAGCCCTCGACGAACGCGAGCTGCGCGACATCGTCCGCCGCATGCGGACAGCGCTCTAG
- a CDS encoding DoxX family membrane protein: MQSRTLVQPAQLVVRFGLGTAFLSAVADRFGLWGPAGTPGVAWGDFLHFTMYTRDITWFMPALLTPLLAWMATIGETLFGVLLLLGYRTRETALGAGGLLLTFALSMTVSSPGLHGVFTYSVLSAAGAALLLATVPDPAWSFDALVRKSDPAA; the protein is encoded by the coding sequence ATGCAAAGCAGAACGCTGGTTCAGCCCGCGCAGCTCGTGGTGCGTTTTGGCCTCGGTACGGCATTTCTCTCCGCTGTGGCCGATCGATTCGGGCTTTGGGGCCCAGCGGGAACCCCTGGGGTCGCGTGGGGCGATTTCCTGCACTTCACCATGTACACGCGCGACATCACCTGGTTCATGCCCGCGCTGCTCACCCCCCTGCTCGCTTGGATGGCGACGATTGGCGAAACACTCTTTGGCGTTCTCTTGCTTCTCGGTTATCGCACCCGTGAGACCGCGCTCGGAGCCGGCGGGCTGCTTCTCACGTTCGCACTATCGATGACCGTGTCGAGCCCGGGCCTTCACGGCGTATTCACGTATTCCGTGCTCAGCGCCGCGGGCGCGGCGCTGCTCCTCGCTACGGTGCCTGATCCCGCGTGGTCGTTCGACGCGCTCGTGCGAAAGAGTGACCCTGCGGCATGA
- a CDS encoding YXWGXW repeat-containing protein, with protein sequence MKTHLVLLMLALPVLAAGCYVQEGPPPPPRHVVAYEAPPPPPPPQVDVITVSPGPDYVWIGGYHRWNGRAYYWVPGHYERRARRWR encoded by the coding sequence ATGAAGACGCACTTAGTTCTCTTAATGCTCGCCCTGCCCGTGCTCGCTGCCGGTTGCTACGTGCAAGAGGGGCCGCCTCCACCCCCGCGCCACGTCGTGGCATACGAGGCGCCGCCTCCGCCCCCACCCCCCCAGGTGGACGTGATCACGGTGTCACCCGGCCCGGATTACGTGTGGATCGGCGGCTACCACCGCTGGAATGGGCGCGCTTATTACTGGGTACCCGGCCACTACGAGCGCCGCGCACGCCGCTGGCGCTAG